In Marasmius oreades isolate 03SP1 chromosome 3, whole genome shotgun sequence, a single window of DNA contains:
- a CDS encoding uncharacterized protein (antiSMASH:Cluster_3.2): MPVPGSKHVRFAKIRTEYTIPTYPSRSYTISSLPSSNGPVTPPSYQVPLPGHSHSKPKSAMQRTRAHSLLAYSGSHHPALNFDVTLPVSALTARYRPLPSPLLSEPALSPVVPSLVLTTHLLPWAITIHASNGYFVTVRDVLDAIYRTLRKNVTHNEYNSISSHQDRLRVNEAYERRYSRIRDYHASREEKQSGVKRVDFLHKRTRFMGILPSKGASHVWELRLDHH, translated from the coding sequence ATGCCAGTGCCAGGCTCCAAACACGTTAGGTTTGCGAAGATTAGGACTGAATACACCATCCCTACCTATCCATCCCGATCGTATACAATATCTTCGCTTCCCTCTTCTAATGGCCCAGTAACACCACCCTCTTACCAGGTTCCTCTTCCTGGTCATTCTCATTCCAAGCCAAAATCCGCTATGCAGCGTACTCGTGCTCATAGTTTGCTTGCGTATTCCGGATCACATCACCCAGCTCTCAATTTCGACGTAACCCTCCCGGTATCAGCTTTAACAGCTAGATACCGTCCATTACCGAGCCCACTCCTTTCAGAACCTGCCCTTTCCCCGGTAGTTCCCTCCCTAGTACTCACGACCCATCTCCTGCCTTGGGCAATTACCATCCACGCCTCCAACGGATACTTCGTTACCGTCAGAGACGTTCTCGACGCGATCTATCGGACACTCCGGAAGAACGTCACTCACAACGAGTATAACTCCATATCATCTCACCAGGACCGACTTCGAGTGAACGAAGCGTACGAACGTCGGTACAGTCGTATCCGTGACTACCACGCTTCTCGCGAGGAGAAGCAGAGCGGAGTGAAGAGGGTTGATTTTCTTCACAAACGGACTCGGTTCATGGGGATTCTTCCTTCGAAGGGGGCATCGCATGTTTGGGAGTTACGGTTGGATCATCATTAA
- a CDS encoding uncharacterized protein (antiSMASH:Cluster_3.2): MTEPDLMKLGNDVSLDNHCSAVAPVTSRGHFSLNHLKIGKLSDAEWIEVPFGGFDGGPVHTLLTSGTLLC; the protein is encoded by the exons ATGACGGAACCTGATCTCATGAAG CTTGGGAACGACGTATCGCTCGATAATCATTGTTCCGCCGTGGCGCCCGTCACTTCCAGAGGTCACTTTTCACTGAATCACCTCAAGATTGGAAAG TTGTCCGATGCGGAGTGGATCGAGGTTCCTTTCGGGGGCTTCGATGGAGGACCGGTGCATACACTATTAACGTCGGGGACGTTGCT CTGTTAG
- a CDS encoding uncharacterized protein (antiSMASH:Cluster_3.2) has translation MAVQLSQSTDHHKARGTWAIEERSGHALCNNTQEANLRLQSPSATTTTPCTSDLYLPLPFPECDGDNHGTNVTETIPPPPLDRWQCVRLPSQSDSETGVNLHSSLLNPRRAGVHWDVLDSNGRVAEWLKERWHPVKDLASRPALPSMSVVHPWLPWPITVHASGMDSRGVTVADVLLAVSSNLMIPIDETGRTRMWYLRGRQMFVGLRTSEIGGDVWELVVA, from the coding sequence ATGGCAGTCCAATTATCCCAATCCACGGACCATCACAAAGCGCGAGGAACATGGGCCATTGAAGAAAGAAGTGGACATGCACTGTGTAACAACACACAAGAAGCCAATTTGAGGCTGCAGTCGCCGtcagcgacgacgacgacgccaTGTACAAGTGACCTTTATCTGCCCCTTCCTTTTCCGGAATGTGACGGTGACAACCACGGGACCAATGTCACGGAGACGATACCTCCCCCCCCGCTGGACCGTTGGCAATGCGTTCGTCTCCCCTCGCAAAGTGACAGCGAGACGGGAGTCAACCTTCATTCGTCGCTGCTAAACCCAAGAAGAGCGGGAGTTCATTGGGATGTATTGGATTCGAATGGAAGGGTAGCGGAGtggttgaaggaacgctGGCATCCGGTGAAGGATTTGGCGAGTCGTCCAGCACTTCCCTCAATGTCGGTAGTGCATCCGTGGTTACCGTGGCCTATCACTGTCCATGCGTCTGGAATGGATTCGAGGGGAGTTACGGTTGCTGATGTCCTCCTGGCAGTTTCGAGTAATCTAATGATTCCAATCGATGAAACGGGGAGGACTAGAATGTGGTATTTGCGAGGAAGACAGATGTTCGTTGGTTTGCGGACGAGCGAGATTGGGGGTGATGTATGGGAGTTGGTTGTAGCGTAG
- a CDS encoding uncharacterized protein (antiSMASH:Cluster_3.3), whose protein sequence is MTTKAALRPLLVVAGVGGGSGTGAASAKLFSKSGYDVALIARNAGSLQKLSDEINSNPKLTGKATAFEARSYSHQDMKNVFNEIWSHYDPKQTVFRAAIYNIGYPIFKPFLETTPEEFRASLEGNVEAAYAFSREVIPKLLENQENEEFEIDGKTIVGGKGSLIFTGATAALRGGKQTSAFSTAKGGSRNLNQSLAKEFWPQGVHVAHAIIDGRIQGEHSKSGLDPESIAQAYLNLARQERTVWTWELDLRPAEENW, encoded by the exons ATGACCACGAAAGCAGCTTTACGCCCCCTTCTTGTCGTCGCTGGCGTCGGAGGTGGCTCTGGTACAGGCGCTGCCTCTGC GAAATTGTTCTCAAAGTCGGGTTACGACGTTGCGCTCATCGCTCGAAACGCTGGTTCTCTACAAAAACTCTCTGATGAGATCAACTCGAACCCAAAGCTCACCGGCAAG GCGACAGCATTCGAAGCTCGTTCCTACTCACACCAGGACATGAAGAATGTTTTCAACGAAATCTGGTCCCATTACGATCCCAAACAAACCGTTTTCCGTGCAGCTATCTATAACATTGGATATCCAATCTTCAAACCGTTCTTGGAGACtaccccagaagaattcaGGGCCTCGTTAGAGGGAAATGTCGAGGCGGCATACGCATTCTCAAGGGAAGTCATTCCGAAGTTGCTCGAAAACCAGGAGAACGAGGAATTTGAAATAGATGGGAAGACGATTGTCGGTGGCAAGGGTAGCTTGATTTTCACGGGTGCTACGGCGGCCTTGAGGGGAGGAAAACAAACTAGTGCATTCAGTACGGCTAAGGGTGGGAGTAGGAATTTGAATCAGAGTTTGGCCAAGGAATTCTGGCCCCAGGGAGTTCAT GTGGCTCAT GCGATTATAGACGGAC GCATTCAGGGCGAACACTCAAAGAGTGGATTAGACCCAGAATCCATCGCTCAG GCATATCTCAACCTCGCGAGGCAAGAACGTACCGTTTGGACTTGGGAGTTGGACT TGAGGCCAGCAGAAGAAAATTggtaa